In one window of Holophagales bacterium DNA:
- a CDS encoding HD domain-containing protein, translating into MIPIPRRPRLRIVTALIAVLVVVSIVPLAFSAMRLVSINREALETAEKQYLTRSAVTLSDGIEGFLRRMLVQVTKIGDGLELARAVAPDQDPFAFVGRTALIARYRDAEPSFLVLRALDADRLGGVIQPAQIDGALEEELNRAFAAAMRGSTYVGEALRVPSLLDPGIVIAVPVSAPEGGVVGVVEAFVSLAPIRALLELEKKRDLVAYIVDRRGNLVLASDVGAIGGSEPLLKVELVSEFVQHPVRLTRTYSRGEGPSARRVLGTVSPVGPAPNLPDWGVLVEKDVARAFAAATQMTRTSWLVAALAVALAVIAAFLAANALSRPVRALADSVRKMSEGDLTQRVEVPGTFELAELAEGFNHMGGELEKSVEKLKLAARENQELFLNSIRALAAAVDAKDPYTRGHSERVARYSVSIARNLGLPADEVRKVRIAALLHDVGKIGIDDRILRKPTALTDDEFEVMKLHPVKGALIMGQIPQLKWIIPGMKYHHEKWDGTGYPEGLAAEEIPMLARIISVADTFDAMTTSRPYQKAMKSDYVVSRIKTFAGTRYDTRVTDALEQAFASHELEVVGEAARQAVA; encoded by the coding sequence GTGATCCCCATTCCCAGAAGGCCGCGGCTCCGGATCGTGACGGCCCTGATCGCGGTTCTCGTCGTCGTGTCGATCGTGCCCCTCGCCTTCTCTGCGATGCGGCTCGTGTCGATCAACCGCGAAGCGCTCGAGACGGCCGAGAAGCAGTACCTGACCCGGAGCGCCGTGACGCTCTCGGACGGGATCGAAGGCTTCCTGAGGCGGATGCTCGTCCAGGTCACGAAGATCGGGGACGGCCTCGAGCTGGCCCGCGCCGTGGCGCCCGACCAGGACCCCTTCGCGTTCGTCGGCCGAACGGCGCTCATCGCGCGCTACCGGGATGCCGAGCCGAGCTTCCTCGTTCTTCGCGCTCTCGACGCCGACCGCCTCGGCGGAGTCATCCAGCCCGCGCAGATCGACGGCGCGCTGGAAGAGGAGCTGAACAGGGCCTTCGCGGCCGCGATGCGCGGCTCGACCTACGTCGGCGAGGCCCTCCGCGTTCCCTCGCTCCTCGATCCGGGAATCGTCATCGCCGTGCCCGTGTCCGCCCCGGAGGGGGGCGTCGTCGGGGTCGTCGAGGCGTTCGTCTCCCTCGCCCCGATCCGTGCGCTCCTCGAGCTCGAGAAGAAGCGCGACCTCGTCGCCTACATCGTCGACCGGAGAGGGAACCTCGTCCTGGCGAGCGACGTCGGGGCCATCGGCGGCAGCGAGCCTCTCCTGAAGGTCGAGCTCGTCTCGGAGTTCGTCCAGCACCCGGTCCGCCTCACGCGAACGTACTCACGCGGCGAGGGGCCTTCGGCCCGGCGCGTCCTGGGCACGGTATCGCCCGTCGGGCCCGCGCCGAACCTGCCCGACTGGGGCGTCCTCGTCGAGAAGGACGTCGCACGCGCCTTCGCCGCGGCGACGCAGATGACGCGGACCTCGTGGCTCGTGGCGGCCCTGGCCGTCGCCCTCGCCGTCATCGCGGCGTTCCTGGCGGCCAACGCGCTTTCGCGGCCCGTGCGCGCACTGGCCGATTCGGTCCGCAAGATGTCGGAAGGGGACCTGACGCAGCGGGTCGAGGTCCCCGGAACCTTCGAGCTGGCCGAGCTGGCGGAGGGCTTCAACCACATGGGGGGCGAGCTGGAGAAATCGGTCGAGAAGCTGAAGCTCGCGGCCCGCGAGAACCAGGAGCTCTTCCTGAATTCCATCCGCGCCCTCGCCGCTGCCGTGGACGCGAAGGACCCCTATACGCGCGGCCACTCGGAGCGCGTGGCACGGTACTCCGTCTCCATCGCCCGGAACCTCGGTCTTCCGGCGGACGAGGTGCGGAAAGTGCGGATCGCCGCGCTCCTGCACGACGTCGGCAAGATCGGCATCGACGACCGGATCTTGCGCAAGCCGACGGCGCTGACCGACGACGAGTTCGAGGTCATGAAGCTCCACCCCGTGAAGGGGGCCCTGATCATGGGGCAGATCCCGCAGCTGAAGTGGATCATCCCGGGAATGAAGTACCACCACGAGAAATGGGACGGGACCGGGTACCCGGAAGGGCTCGCGGCCGAGGAGATCCCGATGCTCGCAAGAATCATCTCCGTGGCCGACACGTTCGACGCCATGACGACGTCGCGCCCTTACCAGAAGGCGATGAAGAGCGACTACGTCGTCTCGCGCATCAAGACGTTCGCCGGGACCCGCTACGACACCCGGGTCACCGACGCGCTCGAGCAGGCGTTCGCCAGCCACGAGCTCGAGGTCGTGGGCGAAGCGGCCCGGCAGGCGGTCGCGTGA